A part of uncultured Acidilobus sp. JCHS genomic DNA contains:
- a CDS encoding putative sugar kinase yields the protein MDEALGSGVGLVVRPSSDVAERIALEVIQRVKEAGWEPLIEVESAEAYPGRLGGLRTFSLDRDPPDRVIVIGGDGTLLRAAIKAGDNDVVFMAVRAGKRGFLLDVDETELSKRVPEFLRGEFEIVEHQRIRAEVEGAATPCALNDIVVFTAEGQMVRLNVMTRGERVMGLDGDGLVISTTTGSTAYSLNAGGPVIDPRLDVIVLTPLNPVQLYLRPVVMSRSEQLTIRLREDSGAAYLVIDGQVKHSLRPGALVSVGPCPRPLRVARFNWWANYYERLFARLLSYW from the coding sequence TTGGACGAGGCCTTGGGATCAGGCGTAGGGCTTGTAGTGAGGCCTTCCAGCGACGTAGCCGAGAGAATAGCGCTTGAGGTCATTCAACGCGTGAAGGAGGCCGGATGGGAGCCGCTAATAGAGGTGGAGAGCGCTGAAGCCTACCCAGGAAGACTTGGAGGCCTACGGACGTTTTCACTTGATAGGGATCCGCCAGACAGGGTTATCGTAATAGGGGGTGATGGAACGCTCCTGAGGGCTGCAATTAAGGCAGGAGACAACGATGTGGTGTTCATGGCCGTGAGGGCTGGAAAGAGAGGCTTCCTGTTAGACGTTGACGAGACGGAGCTCAGCAAGAGGGTTCCCGAGTTCTTAAGGGGGGAATTTGAAATCGTGGAGCATCAGAGGATTAGGGCTGAAGTCGAGGGGGCTGCTACTCCTTGCGCCCTAAACGACATTGTCGTCTTTACCGCTGAGGGCCAGATGGTAAGGCTTAATGTAATGACCAGAGGTGAAAGGGTTATGGGCCTTGACGGGGACGGCTTGGTGATCTCGACTACAACGGGCTCGACCGCCTATAGCCTGAACGCGGGCGGACCAGTCATCGACCCAAGGCTCGACGTTATAGTTCTGACCCCCCTTAACCCAGTCCAGCTTTATCTGAGGCCCGTAGTTATGTCAAGAAGTGAGCAGCTTACGATAAGGCTTAGGGAGGACAGCGGCGCTGCATACCTTGTAATTGATGGCCAGGTCAAGCACTCCCTGAGGCCAGGGGCTTTGGTGTCTGTAGGCCCCTGCCCAAGGCCCCTTAGGGTTGCCAGGTTCAACTGGTGGGCGAACTATTATGAGAGGCTCTTCGCGCGCCTGCTCAGCTATTGGTGA
- a CDS encoding putative methyltransferase: protein MSELANYGCVKVEVRHAEQALAALKAKGLIAKAKPKRENGKLKIPVLDLLKASSTLSGLGIESEPCEDLFESSRPSGIPKEIGLSSFIKIGDIVIFSRSSGIPFDAYVRAAQAVTRIYPRLESVFLKVGTVGELRLPQLVLLYGSGSTLTRATENGLHFLVDVAKTYYNPKLAGERLRVSKEVSEGELILDMFAGVAPFSITAASAARCEAVAVDVNPYAAYLAARNAALNVRRLKGKVTVMWADSRTLPDVLEGEFDRIIMNNPTSVLDFIGPACALAAKGARLHVYILTADEGAALDLVTSTALKYCGSVRPIGVHRVLEYSPSQNIYSVELLVKA from the coding sequence TTGAGCGAGCTAGCGAACTACGGCTGCGTTAAGGTTGAAGTAAGGCACGCGGAACAAGCCTTGGCCGCGCTCAAGGCCAAGGGCCTGATCGCCAAGGCCAAGCCTAAGAGGGAGAACGGCAAGCTTAAGATACCGGTCCTTGACTTACTAAAGGCTTCCTCAACCTTATCAGGCCTAGGCATAGAGTCAGAGCCGTGCGAGGACCTCTTCGAGTCTTCAAGGCCCTCCGGCATACCCAAGGAAATAGGGCTTTCGAGCTTCATCAAAATAGGCGACATAGTTATCTTCAGTAGGTCAAGCGGCATCCCCTTTGACGCCTATGTAAGGGCTGCCCAAGCCGTAACGAGAATCTACCCAAGGCTAGAGTCCGTTTTCCTCAAGGTCGGTACAGTGGGAGAGCTCAGGCTCCCTCAGCTCGTGTTGCTTTACGGCAGCGGCTCGACGCTGACCAGGGCAACAGAGAACGGCCTTCACTTTCTGGTCGATGTGGCCAAGACCTATTACAACCCAAAGCTGGCGGGCGAGAGGCTGAGAGTCTCAAAGGAGGTCTCCGAGGGGGAGCTGATACTTGACATGTTTGCAGGGGTAGCCCCGTTCTCCATAACAGCGGCCTCGGCCGCCAGGTGTGAGGCTGTAGCAGTTGACGTAAACCCCTATGCGGCTTATCTCGCTGCCAGGAACGCGGCTCTAAACGTGAGAAGGCTCAAGGGCAAGGTCACGGTTATGTGGGCAGACTCACGGACGCTACCTGACGTCCTCGAGGGTGAGTTTGACCGGATTATAATGAACAACCCAACCTCTGTGCTTGACTTCATAGGTCCTGCCTGTGCGTTGGCAGCTAAAGGGGCCAGGCTTCACGTGTATATTCTCACCGCTGATGAGGGTGCAGCCCTTGACTTAGTGACATCGACGGCCTTGAAGTACTGCGGCTCTGTGAGGCCCATAGGTGTCCATAGGGTCCTAGAGTACAGCCCCTCCCAGAACATATACTCCGTTGAACTGCTTGTAAAGGCCTAG
- a CDS encoding putative membrane protein: MGRGSLRSHGRLIISYPTHPAFLWGYLIIGALLVFLFLGFPGLVASVSSSRLAWPLWALATLLIALSPPLSFLNIAIARVSTGALVTELDVDYVEFFGIPIPVPRIRTREVKTILAVNVGGALVPIISSGVFAYLLLNSPYSWRFGVAALLDVGLTSAVVYLLSRPVAGVGIVVPAFVAPLMAALVAVASVGFGVAAATAAYIGGSVGSLIGADIIRLSKSFHELRAPMLSVGGAGVFDGVFISGVMAFILAL, translated from the coding sequence TTGGGCCGAGGTAGCTTAAGGTCACACGGCAGGCTAATAATCTCCTACCCAACTCACCCAGCCTTCCTATGGGGCTACCTGATAATCGGAGCTCTCCTGGTGTTCCTGTTCCTGGGCTTTCCTGGGCTTGTGGCCAGCGTTTCCAGCAGCCGCCTTGCCTGGCCTCTTTGGGCGCTGGCAACGCTTCTCATAGCCCTGAGTCCCCCTCTGAGCTTCCTCAACATAGCCATAGCTAGGGTAAGCACAGGGGCCCTTGTAACAGAGCTTGACGTTGATTACGTGGAGTTCTTCGGTATACCAATCCCTGTGCCGAGAATTAGGACAAGAGAGGTCAAGACCATTCTAGCCGTTAACGTGGGCGGGGCACTGGTGCCGATAATATCGTCAGGCGTATTTGCCTATCTACTCCTTAACTCGCCTTACTCGTGGCGCTTTGGCGTAGCGGCGCTACTTGACGTGGGCTTGACTTCAGCAGTGGTCTATCTCCTCTCAAGGCCTGTAGCAGGCGTTGGAATAGTGGTGCCGGCATTCGTAGCACCCCTTATGGCCGCGCTGGTTGCTGTGGCGTCTGTTGGCTTTGGCGTGGCTGCGGCCACGGCAGCTTACATAGGGGGCTCGGTGGGCAGCCTAATAGGCGCTGACATAATAAGGCTGTCAAAGAGCTTCCACGAGCTAAGGGCGCCCATGCTGAGCGTAGGGGGCGCAGGGGTTTTCGATGGCGTCTTCATAAGTGGCGTCATGGCGTTCATCCTGGCTCTCTAG
- a CDS encoding deoxycytidine triphosphate deaminase, which yields MILGDKDIRILLKAGELVVEPLDDEVVRENGLDLRLGNGYCAFKDTDKVLDPRAPGTPEEFYECREGESFVIEPHRHYLLHTLEYVKLPPYLAGLVNLRSTWARTGIYIPSTVVDAGFEGQLTIEVIGSEFPVRLYAGERFLHLVLVKLETPSERPYSGEYKGQRGVKLPKFFKVQASI from the coding sequence TTGATACTAGGCGACAAAGACATCAGGATTCTCCTAAAGGCCGGCGAGCTAGTGGTAGAGCCCTTAGATGATGAGGTCGTGAGGGAGAACGGCCTTGATCTAAGGTTAGGCAATGGCTACTGCGCCTTCAAGGACACCGATAAGGTGCTGGACCCCAGGGCGCCTGGTACTCCTGAGGAGTTCTATGAATGTCGTGAGGGGGAGAGCTTTGTGATAGAGCCCCACAGGCATTACCTGCTCCACACGTTGGAGTACGTGAAACTGCCTCCTTACCTGGCCGGCCTGGTCAACCTAAGGAGCACCTGGGCAAGGACGGGTATCTACATACCAAGCACGGTGGTTGACGCGGGCTTTGAGGGCCAGCTGACAATTGAGGTGATAGGGAGCGAGTTCCCGGTCAGGCTTTACGCTGGGGAAAGGTTTCTACACCTCGTTTTAGTTAAGCTTGAGACGCCGTCAGAAAGGCCGTACTCGGGCGAGTACAAGGGGCAGAGGGGCGTCAAGTTGCCCAAGTTCTTCAAGGTTCAAGCCAGCATTTAA
- a CDS encoding ATP synthase subunit C — MNIVLKEAWRRPKYRAIMVAVAALAIIAAIATGAAVAHAVGTSTTTATSDQAMSPYAMSVLGKAIGAGLAVGLAGIGGGYAVAVAGAAAISAVAEKREVFGSAFLFVVLGEGIAIYGLLIAIIIAFVLPTA; from the coding sequence TTGAACATTGTCCTGAAGGAGGCCTGGAGGAGGCCTAAGTACAGGGCCATAATGGTAGCTGTTGCTGCTCTGGCAATAATAGCGGCTATAGCGACTGGGGCGGCCGTGGCTCACGCTGTAGGTACCTCGACCACTACAGCCACAAGCGATCAGGCGATGTCACCCTACGCGATGTCGGTACTCGGCAAGGCTATAGGGGCAGGTCTCGCCGTAGGCCTAGCTGGCATAGGAGGGGGCTATGCGGTTGCCGTAGCAGGGGCCGCAGCCATCAGCGCCGTAGCTGAGAAGAGGGAGGTTTTTGGATCGGCCTTCCTCTTCGTGGTCCTCGGCGAGGGAATAGCCATCTACGGCCTGCTGATAGCGATAATAATAGCCTTTGTTCTGCCCACGGCCTAA
- a CDS encoding prolyl-tRNA synthetase, family I: MKRVPGPQRKRWQESFSEWFDWVLERAEVYDYGRYPVKGMGVWMPYGFQIRKRVLELIRNLLDSRGHEEVLFPLLIPDWMLAKESEHIRGFEDEVYWVTHGGLEPLDVKLALRPTSETPITYYESLWIQSYKQLPRRFYQIVSVFRYETKATRPMIRLREVTSFKEAHTVHETFEDAERQVLDAIDIYKKFFDSLYIPYLVSKRPDWDKFAGALYTIAFDTIMPDGRTLQIGTVHNLGQNFTKAFGFRIQRSNETFDYPWQTSYGVSDRAVATIIATHGDDLGLVLPSTVAPYQVVIVPIPPSDKDKLDTVLDYARQVLEVTKGAGLRALLDDRGDLTPGEKYYLWDAKGVPIRIEVGLREASSKTVTLVRRVDLSKRVVKLEDLVNELQKTLRDLDNTLYERAWRFLRERVLRANSVEEAKRALDERGGVVELPWCGLEDCALKAAEQLNAKALGTPWPSEPAEGNCPICGRPAMTYMRYARQY, translated from the coding sequence GTGAAGAGAGTGCCAGGGCCTCAGCGAAAGAGGTGGCAGGAGAGCTTCTCAGAGTGGTTCGACTGGGTGCTCGAAAGGGCTGAGGTCTACGACTACGGCAGGTACCCAGTTAAAGGTATGGGAGTCTGGATGCCGTATGGCTTCCAGATAAGGAAGAGGGTACTTGAGCTCATTAGAAACCTCCTGGACTCAAGGGGGCACGAGGAGGTCCTCTTCCCCCTCCTGATACCTGACTGGATGCTGGCCAAGGAAAGCGAGCACATAAGGGGCTTTGAGGACGAGGTCTACTGGGTAACGCATGGCGGCCTGGAGCCCCTTGACGTTAAGCTGGCCCTTAGGCCCACTAGCGAGACCCCTATCACATACTACGAGTCCCTTTGGATACAGAGCTACAAGCAGCTTCCAAGGAGGTTCTATCAGATAGTGAGCGTCTTCAGGTATGAGACTAAGGCCACAAGGCCCATGATAAGGCTGAGGGAGGTCACGAGCTTTAAGGAGGCCCACACGGTTCACGAGACCTTTGAGGACGCTGAGAGGCAGGTCCTCGACGCCATTGACATATACAAGAAGTTCTTCGACTCGCTCTACATACCTTACCTCGTATCTAAGAGGCCTGACTGGGATAAGTTCGCGGGGGCCCTCTACACAATAGCCTTTGACACAATAATGCCAGACGGCAGAACCCTTCAGATAGGGACTGTCCACAACCTTGGCCAGAACTTCACTAAGGCCTTTGGGTTCAGAATACAGAGAAGTAATGAGACCTTTGACTACCCGTGGCAAACAAGTTACGGCGTGAGCGACAGGGCCGTTGCGACCATCATAGCGACGCACGGTGACGACCTTGGCCTGGTGCTGCCGTCCACCGTCGCTCCTTACCAGGTGGTTATAGTTCCTATACCACCTTCCGATAAAGACAAACTTGATACAGTCCTAGACTACGCAAGGCAGGTCCTTGAAGTGACTAAAGGGGCAGGCCTACGCGCACTGCTTGATGACAGAGGTGACCTGACGCCGGGCGAGAAGTACTACCTATGGGATGCCAAGGGTGTGCCAATAAGGATTGAGGTTGGCCTAAGGGAGGCGAGCTCTAAGACTGTCACGTTAGTCAGGAGGGTAGACCTCTCCAAGCGCGTCGTTAAGCTTGAGGACCTAGTTAACGAGCTTCAGAAGACGCTGCGCGACCTTGATAACACCTTATACGAAAGGGCCTGGAGGTTCCTAAGGGAAAGGGTGCTAAGAGCCAACTCTGTGGAGGAGGCGAAAAGGGCCCTGGACGAACGGGGAGGGGTAGTTGAGCTGCCATGGTGCGGCCTTGAGGATTGCGCTTTGAAGGCTGCTGAGCAGCTGAACGCCAAGGCGTTAGGTACCCCCTGGCCCTCTGAGCCAGCTGAGGGCAACTGCCCTATCTGTGGGCGTCCCGCGATGACTTACATGAGGTACGCAAGGCAGTATTGA
- a CDS encoding protein-L-isoaspartate(D-aspartate) O-methyltransferase, with protein MDGQEGVYERARRLMVEELKVLGYIVSKEVEEAMLAIPREVFVPEDQRPYAYEDRPLPIGFGQTISAPSVVARMTELLQVRKGQKVLEVGTGSGYQASILAWLVGEKGHVWTIERIPELAARAKGAIESIGLGDRVTVIVGDGSLGYPEAAPYDRVVVTAAAPRPPHSLLSQLSVNGRMVIPIGGRSGQVLTVFEKKGPDSYEEFYDLEVLFVPLVGAEGWPEGS; from the coding sequence GTGGACGGTCAAGAGGGCGTCTACGAGCGCGCTAGGAGGCTGATGGTGGAGGAGCTGAAGGTGCTCGGCTACATAGTCAGCAAGGAGGTAGAGGAGGCCATGTTGGCTATCCCAAGGGAGGTCTTCGTGCCAGAGGACCAGAGGCCCTACGCATATGAGGACAGGCCCCTTCCCATAGGCTTCGGGCAGACCATTAGCGCGCCAAGCGTTGTAGCCCGCATGACGGAGCTGCTGCAGGTCAGGAAGGGCCAGAAGGTGCTCGAGGTGGGGACGGGCTCGGGCTACCAGGCCTCAATACTTGCGTGGCTAGTGGGCGAGAAGGGTCACGTGTGGACTATCGAGAGGATACCGGAGCTGGCGGCCAGGGCTAAGGGCGCTATAGAGTCCATAGGGCTTGGGGACAGGGTCACGGTAATAGTAGGCGATGGCAGCCTTGGCTACCCCGAGGCAGCCCCTTACGACAGAGTAGTGGTGACCGCTGCCGCGCCCAGGCCACCTCATAGCCTCCTCTCTCAGCTCTCAGTCAACGGCAGGATGGTGATACCGATAGGGGGAAGGTCTGGTCAGGTGTTGACTGTCTTTGAGAAGAAGGGACCGGACTCTTACGAGGAATTTTACGACTTAGAGGTCCTATTCGTGCCCCTGGTAGGGGCTGAGGGCTGGCCAGAGGGCTCGTAA
- a CDS encoding translation elongation factor aEF-2, which translates to MGVRVKMVSEIEKIMGNIEQVRNIGVIAHVDHGKTTTSDALLARAGIISERVAGEALALDYLKVEKERQMTVKAANASLYHEYNGKGYIINLIDTPGHIDFTGMVTRSLRVLDGAIVVVDAAEGVMTQTETVLRQALEERVRPVLFINKIDRLVKELRLTPAQMQDRLVEIIKDVNNLIDMYAEPEFKDKWKLNPAAGNVAFGSAKDQWGITVPLASKKGVNFQHIIEAYSSDDKEKVAALSKKVPLHETLLDMVVRFVPNPKEAQKYRIPKIWKGGIDSDIGKAMMEADPNGPLVFYVNAIRVEKAGLVATGRVFSGTLEPGREVYILSQNSTGRILQVSLYMGPFRELTNRVTAGNIAAIMGIENLRAGETLVDVAYKTQAAPFEQLHYIAEPVVTVAIEPTKVQDLPKLVDALRKITIEDPNLVTKINEETGEYLLSGMGQLHLEIALWILKEFYGLEVKASPPIIVYRESVREQSKTFEGKSPNKHNRFYISVEPLNEETIELIHKGVVREDQDPRDRAKILRDQASWDYDEARRIWAIDENINVFVDMTSGVQYLKDVKDTIIGGFRVAVKEGPLAAEPVRGLKVVLHDAIVHEDPVHRGPGQLYPAIRNAIWAGILTSRPTLLEPIQKLDIRVPMEFLSAVTTIIVKKRGKIINVESTGMGTRVMAEIPIAESFDLAAELRGSTAGKAIWGTEFSRWAPVPDSMLEDLIKKIRERKGLPPKPPSVDDLLGP; encoded by the coding sequence GTGGGCGTAAGAGTAAAGATGGTCTCTGAAATAGAGAAGATCATGGGCAACATCGAGCAAGTGAGGAACATAGGCGTAATAGCGCACGTCGACCACGGCAAGACGACAACTAGCGACGCCCTGCTCGCCAGGGCTGGCATAATCTCGGAGAGGGTTGCCGGCGAGGCGCTGGCGCTCGATTACCTTAAGGTAGAGAAGGAGAGGCAGATGACGGTCAAGGCGGCTAACGCAAGCCTCTACCACGAGTACAACGGCAAAGGTTACATAATAAACCTCATCGATACGCCAGGCCACATAGACTTCACCGGGATGGTCACCAGGAGCCTCAGGGTGCTAGACGGCGCAATAGTAGTGGTTGACGCCGCTGAGGGCGTTATGACGCAGACAGAGACCGTCCTCAGGCAGGCCCTTGAGGAGAGGGTCAGACCCGTACTATTTATCAACAAGATAGACAGGCTGGTCAAGGAGCTCAGGCTCACGCCTGCGCAGATGCAGGACAGGCTCGTTGAAATAATAAAGGACGTGAACAACCTGATAGACATGTACGCCGAGCCTGAGTTCAAGGACAAGTGGAAGCTAAACCCTGCCGCGGGCAACGTGGCCTTCGGCAGCGCTAAGGACCAGTGGGGCATTACAGTCCCATTGGCGTCCAAGAAGGGCGTGAACTTTCAGCACATAATAGAGGCCTACTCCTCTGACGACAAGGAGAAGGTGGCAGCCCTCAGCAAGAAGGTCCCACTCCATGAGACTCTCCTGGACATGGTAGTTAGGTTCGTCCCTAACCCCAAGGAGGCCCAGAAGTACAGGATCCCCAAGATATGGAAGGGGGGCATTGATAGCGACATCGGCAAGGCCATGATGGAGGCAGACCCCAACGGTCCTCTCGTGTTCTACGTCAATGCAATAAGGGTTGAGAAGGCGGGCCTCGTGGCGACCGGGAGGGTCTTCTCAGGGACCCTTGAGCCCGGCCGCGAGGTCTACATACTCTCGCAGAACTCTACGGGCAGGATCCTCCAGGTAAGCCTTTACATGGGTCCCTTCCGTGAGCTGACTAACAGGGTTACAGCGGGCAACATAGCCGCGATCATGGGCATTGAGAACCTGAGGGCGGGCGAGACGCTCGTGGACGTAGCGTATAAGACTCAGGCAGCGCCCTTTGAGCAGCTTCACTACATAGCCGAGCCTGTCGTTACTGTAGCCATAGAGCCGACGAAGGTTCAGGACCTGCCTAAGCTCGTTGACGCGCTGAGGAAAATAACTATAGAGGACCCCAACCTGGTCACCAAGATCAATGAGGAGACAGGAGAGTACCTGCTCTCGGGCATGGGCCAGCTACACCTTGAGATAGCTTTATGGATCCTCAAGGAGTTCTACGGCCTTGAGGTCAAGGCCAGCCCGCCCATCATAGTTTACAGGGAGTCTGTTAGGGAGCAGAGCAAGACGTTCGAGGGCAAGAGCCCGAACAAGCACAATAGGTTCTACATAAGCGTTGAGCCCCTCAACGAGGAGACGATAGAGCTAATACATAAGGGCGTGGTCAGGGAGGACCAGGACCCGAGGGACAGGGCGAAGATCCTCAGGGACCAGGCCAGCTGGGACTATGATGAGGCGCGCAGGATATGGGCCATCGATGAGAACATAAATGTCTTCGTCGACATGACCTCAGGCGTCCAGTACCTGAAGGACGTGAAGGACACCATAATAGGGGGCTTCAGGGTGGCTGTTAAGGAGGGTCCACTGGCTGCTGAGCCCGTTAGGGGCCTAAAGGTCGTGTTGCATGACGCTATAGTCCACGAGGACCCTGTCCACAGGGGGCCAGGCCAGCTCTACCCCGCGATAAGGAACGCCATCTGGGCTGGGATCCTCACGTCCAGGCCCACACTGCTCGAGCCCATACAGAAGCTTGACATAAGGGTCCCCATGGAGTTCCTAAGCGCTGTCACAACAATAATAGTAAAGAAGAGGGGCAAGATCATTAACGTCGAGAGCACGGGCATGGGCACTAGGGTGATGGCTGAGATACCCATCGCTGAGAGCTTCGACCTGGCCGCTGAGCTCAGGGGCTCCACCGCCGGTAAGGCCATCTGGGGCACGGAGTTCAGCAGGTGGGCTCCCGTGCCTGACTCAATGCTAGAGGACCTCATAAAGAAGATAAGGGAGAGGAAGGGCCTGCCTCCGAAGCCGCCGTCGGTCGATGATCTCCTGGGTCCCTAA
- a CDS encoding Geranylgeranyl pyrophosphate synthase has product MLRKLEEARALIESRLGELSASLSNLGLSDVVSYINSGGKRLRGFLTLLTCETLGCKANDAIDIAIAIELVHAASLTLDDIIDQDRERRGMPAAWVLYGVGKTAMVSLFLVPLALKIIERFGRAALSYSVSAWEEIVRGELLDAYASVKGPLVSYVDLARLKTGPLFALAVALPFIAASRADMAEEAYNLGDLIGLTYQIADDIVDYISYLRGLRPKLDTSERLLREWAMNELGANSDDEVVSKALDYLREKVTDVSKKADELFTSYGQRELMKEVPRFLANMMLAQQGLSL; this is encoded by the coding sequence TTGCTGAGAAAGCTTGAGGAGGCAAGGGCCCTGATAGAGTCCAGGCTTGGCGAGCTCTCCGCCAGCCTGAGCAACTTAGGGCTCTCAGACGTAGTCTCCTATATCAACAGCGGCGGCAAGAGGCTCAGGGGGTTCCTGACGCTCCTAACGTGCGAGACCTTGGGCTGCAAAGCCAATGACGCTATTGACATAGCCATCGCCATCGAGCTCGTGCACGCTGCCAGCCTGACCCTTGACGACATAATAGACCAGGACAGGGAGCGGAGGGGGATGCCAGCCGCCTGGGTTCTCTACGGGGTTGGCAAGACGGCCATGGTCTCGCTGTTCCTGGTCCCGCTGGCTCTTAAGATCATTGAGAGGTTTGGCCGCGCTGCGCTAAGCTACAGCGTATCGGCCTGGGAGGAAATAGTGAGAGGTGAGCTCCTTGACGCCTATGCCTCAGTCAAGGGGCCCCTCGTCAGCTATGTAGACCTTGCGAGGCTGAAGACAGGCCCTTTGTTCGCCCTAGCGGTAGCCCTTCCCTTCATTGCAGCGTCAAGGGCTGACATGGCAGAGGAGGCCTATAATCTCGGCGACCTCATAGGCCTCACTTACCAGATAGCCGACGATATCGTTGATTACATTTCCTACCTAAGGGGTCTGAGGCCGAAGCTTGACACTAGCGAGAGGCTACTCAGGGAATGGGCCATGAATGAGCTAGGCGCGAACAGCGACGACGAGGTAGTGTCTAAGGCCCTTGACTACCTGAGGGAGAAGGTTACCGATGTCTCTAAGAAGGCTGACGAGCTATTCACCAGCTATGGCCAGAGGGAGCTCATGAAGGAGGTGCCTAGGTTCTTAGCCAACATGATGCTGGCCCAACAAGGGCTATCCCTGTGA
- a CDS encoding ERCC4-type nuclease gives MTSVGAEDMSGERKARVYADVREEASGLPSLLEQLGILVVRKQLSEGDYVIPEDTVIERKSASDFISSLFDGRLFDQASRLTRDYEEVYYLIEGDLFKELKAWPSRRKQVIGALVTLVSDYGVKLLWSPSRKDSAELIAALATRPSTSRGGPVVINKKPRLGSIREWQLYILQAFPGVGAKTAERLLQRFGSLEAFFNASVAELASVEGLGEAKAAKIKELIKAPYTRRDESKPTLEKFYKADEGSQG, from the coding sequence GTGACCTCTGTCGGGGCAGAGGACATGAGCGGTGAGAGGAAGGCCAGGGTGTATGCTGACGTTAGGGAGGAGGCGTCAGGACTGCCGTCGCTTCTCGAGCAACTCGGCATTCTTGTTGTCAGGAAGCAGCTGTCAGAGGGGGATTACGTTATACCTGAAGACACAGTCATAGAGAGGAAGTCCGCCTCTGACTTCATATCATCGCTCTTTGACGGCAGGCTTTTCGACCAGGCGTCAAGGCTTACAAGGGACTACGAAGAGGTTTACTACCTGATAGAAGGCGACCTCTTTAAGGAGCTAAAGGCCTGGCCCTCAAGACGTAAGCAAGTGATAGGGGCGCTCGTAACCCTCGTCAGCGACTACGGTGTCAAGCTTCTCTGGAGCCCCTCAAGGAAGGACAGCGCCGAACTGATAGCGGCCTTAGCCACGAGACCCTCCACCTCACGCGGCGGCCCTGTTGTGATAAACAAGAAGCCTCGGTTGGGGTCCATAAGGGAGTGGCAACTCTATATACTTCAGGCCTTCCCAGGCGTTGGCGCCAAGACGGCTGAGAGACTCCTCCAGAGGTTCGGAAGCCTGGAGGCATTCTTTAATGCTAGCGTAGCAGAGCTGGCAAGCGTTGAGGGCCTAGGCGAGGCCAAGGCGGCCAAGATAAAGGAGCTCATAAAGGCGCCATACACTAGGCGTGACGAGAGCAAGCCAACGCTTGAGAAGTTCTACAAGGCTGACGAGGGCTCACAGGGATAG
- a CDS encoding Exopolyphosphatase-related protein, with translation MDFLVHVKQMVSGKALMVVTHGNADLDAVSSGLLTCELLRHLGATSCCVLIPEGPSRDSRKALELLGIDLKLCEDEEKVDIAVVVDASNESQLGGSLGVKQYILIDHHEAGSLALKADVKLVDPEAPTCVELVLDVIRAADFELSPQQATLAMAAMLDETGLFERASARTFEVAAYLLRSGANYEEALALVKRPKAQESLDLRLARLKGASRAKVSRACGDLVVVSTYVGSYEADVARSLVGLGADVAIAFKENRASVRVSRQALERGVSASSIAAYLAERLGGEGGGHRGAAALNLSAQVDEEKEAARAADLVVAYLSDLCRGRGHER, from the coding sequence ATGGACTTCTTAGTTCATGTAAAGCAGATGGTCTCTGGCAAGGCCTTAATGGTCGTTACGCATGGCAATGCTGATCTTGACGCTGTCTCATCAGGGCTTTTAACATGCGAGCTTCTAAGGCACCTCGGCGCGACCTCCTGCTGCGTCCTAATCCCAGAGGGTCCCAGCAGGGACTCGAGGAAGGCCCTGGAGCTGCTGGGGATTGACCTTAAGCTATGTGAGGATGAAGAGAAAGTCGACATAGCTGTCGTAGTGGACGCGTCTAACGAGTCTCAGCTCGGCGGGAGCCTTGGGGTCAAGCAATACATACTAATAGACCATCACGAGGCTGGGTCGTTAGCGCTGAAGGCGGACGTAAAACTCGTTGACCCTGAGGCGCCGACTTGCGTAGAGCTTGTACTTGACGTAATAAGGGCAGCCGACTTCGAGCTGTCGCCCCAGCAGGCCACCCTGGCCATGGCCGCGATGCTGGACGAGACAGGCCTCTTCGAGAGGGCATCGGCCAGGACATTTGAGGTCGCCGCTTACCTGTTAAGGTCTGGCGCTAACTATGAGGAGGCTTTAGCTCTCGTAAAGAGGCCCAAGGCTCAGGAAAGCCTGGACCTGAGGCTTGCAAGGCTCAAGGGCGCCTCAAGGGCTAAGGTATCGAGGGCCTGCGGGGACCTCGTAGTTGTCTCAACATATGTGGGCTCGTATGAGGCTGACGTAGCTAGGTCATTAGTGGGCCTAGGGGCTGACGTCGCTATAGCTTTCAAGGAAAACAGGGCCTCCGTGAGGGTCTCGCGGCAGGCCCTAGAGAGAGGCGTCAGCGCCTCGTCAATTGCAGCCTACTTGGCTGAGAGGCTTGGTGGTGAAGGGGGCGGTCACAGGGGCGCGGCAGCCCTTAATCTCTCAGCCCAGGTAGATGAAGAGAAGGAGGCGGCCAGGGCGGCTGACTTAGTGGTGGCGTACCTGAGTGACCTCTGTCGGGGCAGAGGACATGAGCGGTGA